A genomic stretch from Methanobacterium sp. includes:
- the coaBC gene encoding bifunctional phosphopantothenoylcysteine decarboxylase/phosphopantothenate--cysteine ligase CoaBC — protein sequence MEIVLCVTGSIAAIESIKLAREFARHGISVKCFMSDDACKIIHPHTMEFATGQKVVTELTGKIEHVKYADTDLILVAPATANVISKLAYKIADNPISTLLITAFGYKTPILMVPSMHNSMYKAIKGNIETLKNEDISFIKPKIEEKKAKFPDIDEIVLHALRELGNKELKGKKVLVSAGATYEAIDEIRGITNKSSGKMGVEIAKEAFIRGADVTMICGNMSVDVPKAFDVVNVESVAQMQDSVRKLVPDYDIFISAAAVSDFIPKTDIQTNKISSSQDLTLKLEKAPKIIGEVKKINPEIFLVGFKAEYGLSHDELIKSASKRIEEHGIDLMVANDVAVEGAGFGSDENQVILIDKELIDVPLSSKKDVAARIVDRIVLKI from the coding sequence ATGGAAATTGTTCTTTGTGTTACAGGAAGTATAGCTGCAATAGAATCCATTAAGCTTGCAAGAGAATTTGCAAGGCATGGAATCTCTGTTAAATGCTTTATGAGCGATGATGCCTGTAAAATCATCCATCCACATACAATGGAGTTTGCAACAGGCCAGAAAGTGGTAACAGAACTTACAGGCAAAATTGAACATGTTAAATATGCAGATACCGATTTGATTTTGGTTGCACCAGCTACTGCTAATGTAATAAGTAAATTAGCTTATAAAATTGCAGATAATCCTATCAGCACTCTTTTAATTACAGCTTTTGGTTATAAAACCCCTATTTTAATGGTTCCATCAATGCACAATTCCATGTATAAAGCCATAAAAGGGAATATAGAAACCCTTAAAAATGAGGATATTAGTTTCATAAAGCCTAAAATTGAAGAAAAGAAAGCTAAATTCCCTGATATTGATGAGATTGTTTTACATGCCCTACGTGAATTAGGAAATAAAGAATTAAAGGGTAAAAAAGTTCTTGTAAGTGCCGGGGCAACTTATGAGGCCATTGATGAAATCCGGGGAATTACAAATAAAAGTTCCGGTAAAATGGGTGTTGAAATTGCCAAAGAAGCATTTATACGCGGTGCGGATGTTACCATGATTTGCGGGAACATGTCAGTAGATGTTCCCAAGGCATTTGATGTTGTGAATGTTGAATCTGTAGCCCAAATGCAGGATTCAGTTAGGAAATTAGTTCCTGATTACGATATTTTTATTTCAGCTGCTGCTGTTTCTGATTTCATCCCCAAAACAGATATTCAAACTAATAAAATCTCATCAAGCCAAGATTTAACCTTAAAACTTGAAAAAGCACCTAAAATAATAGGTGAAGTTAAAAAAATAAATCCTGAAATTTTCCTTGTAGGATTTAAAGCCGAATACGGCCTTTCACATGATGAGTTAATTAAATCAGCTTCTAAAAGAATTGAAGAACATGGTATTGACCTTATGGTTGCAAACGATGTTGCAGTTGAAGGTGCGGGCTTTGGATCAGATGAAAATCAGGTTATTTTAATTGATAAAGAGCTTATTGATGTTCCTTTAAGCTCTAAAAAAGATGTTGCAGCTCGAATTGTTGATAGAATTGTTTTAAAGATTTAA
- a CDS encoding transcription elongation factor NusA: MVLPVCDVCLKSGMLCQGCENKLKSGEITQLDLDIATLLFKLGEGKIGFKKTIEIGDVVIIVTDKDQVGKLIGKSGKIVRAISKKVGKKVRVVGEESDFKEIARDILAPARISGINIVYGTDGDEKYKIRVMREDSRRLPARIDVLNDIVNQLSSEKTVIVIDDL; the protein is encoded by the coding sequence ATGGTATTGCCAGTATGCGATGTCTGTTTAAAAAGTGGAATGTTATGTCAAGGGTGTGAAAACAAATTAAAGAGTGGTGAAATCACCCAGCTAGACTTAGACATTGCTACATTACTTTTCAAACTTGGCGAAGGAAAAATAGGGTTTAAAAAGACGATTGAAATAGGGGACGTCGTTATAATAGTAACCGATAAAGACCAGGTTGGAAAGCTTATAGGGAAAAGTGGAAAGATAGTAAGAGCAATATCAAAAAAGGTTGGAAAGAAAGTAAGAGTAGTAGGGGAAGAATCTGACTTTAAAGAAATTGCAAGAGATATTTTAGCTCCTGCAAGAATTTCAGGGATTAACATAGTCTATGGAACAGATGGAGATGAAAAATACAAAATCAGAGTCATGAGAGAAGATTCAAGAAGACTTCCAGCAAGAATAGATGTTTTAAATGATATTGTAAATCAATTATCATCTGAAAAAACCGTTATTGTTATTGATGACCTTTAA
- a CDS encoding RNA ligase: protein MDIDWRRNNSLNNFFFNCPSCNLDSHVIVEDFLDKKLQKILNVKAEKLNHAINKGIIKFFQFHGTPALQFKKDVIKIEAGTVIYFKEKIEVIRGFPKIRRTLMLSPTLKNHFKDKIIAEEKMNGYNVRIALVGDEIVALTRRGYMCPYTTKKAVEIMDLEDFFNDNPDLVICGEMVGTDNPYVSHYYEEIGSLGFRIFDIRKKLSNDPLSIKDKQEILEKYGLPAVRVLGIYSVDEAPDKIKKEIKEIGKAGREGMVLKDPEMIIHPLKYTSSEAHADELKYAFTYPFDFGRDFLFSRVIREGFQAFENEENEKELQKRAHQLGESILYPMIDTIKNVDSGNPASEDMIIDIEKEEDTEAFMRHLHDLGVYAVLLKIKGKKAVVRRIHQSTTDKINNFLKGGLY, encoded by the coding sequence ATGGATATAGATTGGAGGAGGAATAACTCCCTCAATAACTTTTTTTTTAACTGTCCCTCCTGCAATTTAGATTCCCATGTTATTGTTGAAGATTTTTTAGATAAAAAACTGCAAAAAATCCTCAATGTAAAAGCTGAAAAGCTAAATCATGCCATAAACAAAGGAATTATAAAATTTTTCCAATTCCATGGCACTCCTGCCCTGCAATTTAAAAAAGATGTAATTAAGATTGAAGCAGGGACTGTAATCTATTTTAAGGAGAAAATAGAAGTGATAAGAGGTTTTCCAAAGATTCGAAGAACATTAATGCTATCACCCACGCTTAAAAATCATTTTAAGGATAAAATCATTGCTGAAGAGAAAATGAATGGATATAATGTCCGTATAGCGTTAGTTGGAGATGAAATTGTAGCATTAACAAGACGGGGCTATATGTGCCCTTACACAACCAAAAAAGCTGTTGAAATTATGGATCTTGAAGATTTCTTTAATGATAATCCTGATCTTGTAATTTGCGGAGAAATGGTAGGTACAGACAATCCATATGTGTCCCATTATTATGAAGAAATCGGTAGTCTTGGATTTAGAATCTTTGATATTAGAAAAAAACTTTCAAACGACCCATTATCCATTAAAGACAAACAAGAAATCCTTGAAAAATATGGACTACCTGCTGTAAGAGTTCTGGGAATATACAGTGTTGATGAAGCACCTGATAAAATAAAAAAGGAAATTAAAGAAATTGGAAAAGCCGGAAGAGAAGGTATGGTCTTAAAAGACCCTGAAATGATTATTCATCCCTTAAAATACACTTCATCTGAGGCCCATGCTGACGAACTCAAATATGCGTTTACCTATCCATTTGACTTTGGAAGAGATTTCCTATTTAGTAGAGTCATAAGGGAAGGTTTCCAGGCATTTGAAAATGAAGAAAATGAAAAAGAGCTTCAAAAAAGAGCCCATCAACTTGGAGAATCCATTTTATATCCCATGATAGATACAATTAAAAACGTGGATTCAGGGAACCCTGCAAGCGAAGATATGATAATTGACATTGAAAAAGAAGAGGACACAGAAGCATTTATGCGCCATTTACATGACCTTGGAGTTTACGCTGTTCTTCTTAAAATCAAAGGTAAAAAAGCAGTTGTAAGGAGAATACACCAATCTACAACCGATAAAATTAACAATTTCCTAAAAGGTGGACTATACTAA
- a CDS encoding CBS domain-containing protein, with protein sequence MNNVVDVMTPNPVTVSINTYATKVRSILRDESFRCVPVVSGSHLEGLITRGDMMNISATKSNIEARGIMETPKVIATPDMEVKEIGKKILDAEIVQAPVIKAEEDMTLVGIISVADILENLLNQDLKPQNKNINEITTKNVVTCNYDDPLSKVWTKMDDSGFSGLPVIKNNKIMGMITRKDIINSGNVRISKDGANKQSPKVESIMRTPPVVITGDKDIKEAAKLMIKYNIGRLPVVNNPIYIKKEPERVKEADLVGIITREDILGSYVN encoded by the coding sequence TTGAACAATGTTGTGGATGTTATGACACCTAATCCAGTAACCGTTTCTATAAATACATATGCAACTAAAGTAAGGTCTATTTTAAGGGATGAAAGCTTCAGATGTGTTCCAGTAGTATCAGGAAGTCATCTTGAAGGTCTGATAACCCGTGGAGATATGATGAACATCTCTGCAACAAAATCAAATATAGAAGCTCGGGGGATAATGGAAACACCTAAAGTAATTGCAACACCAGACATGGAAGTTAAAGAAATTGGAAAAAAAATACTGGATGCAGAAATTGTCCAAGCCCCTGTTATCAAGGCTGAAGAAGATATGACACTTGTAGGGATAATAAGTGTTGCAGACATTCTTGAAAATTTGCTAAATCAAGATTTAAAACCTCAAAATAAGAATATAAATGAAATAACAACAAAAAATGTTGTTACATGTAATTACGACGATCCATTATCAAAAGTATGGACTAAAATGGACGATAGTGGATTTTCAGGGCTTCCTGTGATAAAAAATAATAAAATAATGGGTATGATTACCCGTAAAGATATTATAAACTCAGGAAATGTGAGAATATCTAAAGATGGAGCAAATAAACAATCTCCCAAAGTAGAAAGCATTATGCGAACTCCTCCTGTTGTTATAACTGGAGATAAGGATATTAAGGAAGCCGCAAAACTAATGATTAAGTATAATATTGGACGGTTACCCGTGGTTAACAATCCAATATATATAAAAAAGGAACCCGAAAGAGTAAAAGAAGCTGATCTTGTTGGTATAATTACAAGAGAAGATATTCTAGGGTCGTATGTAAATTGA
- the pheA gene encoding prephenate dehydratase, with protein sequence MSNLEKRCKIGFLGPPGTYAEEAASKISGDLLAFDSIMEVLDAVSNGIVNIGVVPIENSIEGPVGVTLDLLAHDYNLKIKNEIILPIRHNLLLNEGSSIMDIDLVYSHAQALSQCRKFIENMGAKPVATPSTSQAAEIVKDKKNAAAIGTRRAAELYDLKIAASNVQDYSNNSTRFVVISKHDHVPTSHDKTSAVFSLIEDRPGGLYDVLGEFAKQNINLTKIESRPSKKKLGNYIFFIDFKGHHEDNEVKNILNTIKTKISYVKILGSYPIEGDD encoded by the coding sequence ATGTCAAATTTAGAGAAAAGATGTAAAATAGGGTTTTTAGGTCCTCCAGGCACGTATGCTGAAGAAGCAGCATCAAAAATCTCTGGTGATCTCCTGGCATTTGATTCTATAATGGAAGTATTAGATGCAGTTTCAAATGGAATTGTAAATATAGGAGTAGTTCCAATTGAAAATTCAATAGAAGGCCCCGTAGGAGTAACACTTGATCTTCTTGCCCATGATTATAATTTAAAGATTAAAAATGAGATAATTCTACCTATAAGACACAATCTTCTTTTAAATGAAGGATCATCTATAATGGATATAGATTTAGTTTATTCTCATGCTCAGGCGCTTTCACAGTGCCGTAAGTTTATAGAAAACATGGGTGCAAAGCCCGTGGCAACACCCAGCACTTCCCAAGCAGCTGAAATTGTAAAGGATAAAAAAAACGCTGCTGCAATCGGAACACGTCGAGCAGCAGAGTTATACGACTTAAAAATTGCAGCTTCTAATGTTCAAGATTATAGTAACAATTCAACACGTTTCGTTGTTATAAGTAAACACGATCATGTTCCTACTAGTCATGATAAAACTTCGGCAGTTTTTTCATTAATTGAAGATAGGCCCGGTGGACTTTATGATGTTCTGGGTGAGTTTGCAAAACAGAATATCAATTTAACCAAAATTGAGTCACGGCCTTCAAAGAAGAAGCTTGGAAATTATATCTTTTTTATTGATTTTAAGGGACACCACGAGGATAATGAAGTAAAAAACATTTTAAATACCATTAAAACAAAAATATCATATGTAAAGATACTGGGTTCCTATCCTATAGAAGGGGATGATTAA
- a CDS encoding CBS domain-containing protein: protein MGMDPNVTVNDAMTTNVITVSPQSSVADAAYLMAQKEVGCLIVKQNDKPEGIITESDIINKVVANDIKASAIKIDDVMTKNLIKIDPGRELNEAARFMSKMNIRRLAVVQKGKLRGILTAKDIMVVSPELTEILVENARMETQTDFNGEEPPVPGVCETCGNFMEYLDEIDGKFVCEECKEDLEGDLT from the coding sequence ATGGGAATGGATCCAAATGTAACCGTAAATGATGCAATGACCACCAATGTAATTACTGTAAGTCCCCAATCCAGCGTTGCAGATGCTGCCTATTTGATGGCCCAAAAGGAAGTGGGTTGTTTAATAGTAAAACAAAACGACAAACCTGAAGGAATAATCACAGAAAGTGATATTATAAACAAAGTCGTTGCCAATGACATCAAGGCCAGTGCAATAAAGATCGATGATGTAATGACTAAAAACCTCATAAAAATCGATCCAGGAAGAGAATTGAACGAAGCCGCAAGATTCATGTCAAAAATGAATATAAGAAGGCTTGCAGTAGTACAAAAAGGAAAACTTAGAGGAATATTAACTGCAAAAGATATTATGGTAGTTTCTCCAGAACTGACCGAAATTCTGGTTGAAAATGCAAGGATGGAAACCCAAACTGATTTTAATGGCGAAGAACCACCTGTCCCTGGTGTTTGTGAAACATGTGGGAACTTTATGGAGTATTTAGACGAAATAGATGGAAAATTTGTCTGTGAGGAATGTAAAGAAGATTTAGAAGGTGATTTAACTTGA
- a CDS encoding 6-carboxytetrahydropterin synthase has protein sequence MKIEINGIHANLRFSSAHMIPLHESCGGIHGHSYIVDLVIEGERSGEFGFVVDFKKAKTIVRDMCSKLDHKVLIPCNSDVVEFTHKDNDSLEFTVGKKDYKLPLEDCCLLPLKSTSAEDLAEYFAEEIFKYLEKIYNNLSSVQICVNEGIGQGAYFQKSA, from the coding sequence ATGAAAATAGAAATTAATGGAATTCACGCTAACTTAAGATTCTCATCAGCACACATGATACCCCTCCACGAATCATGCGGAGGAATACATGGACATTCTTACATTGTTGATCTGGTTATTGAAGGAGAAAGAAGTGGAGAGTTTGGCTTTGTTGTTGATTTTAAAAAAGCCAAAACCATCGTCCGCGATATGTGTTCAAAACTGGATCATAAAGTTTTAATCCCATGTAATAGCGATGTTGTTGAATTTACGCATAAAGACAATGACTCATTAGAATTTACTGTAGGAAAAAAGGATTATAAACTCCCTTTAGAAGATTGCTGTCTTTTACCACTTAAATCCACCTCTGCAGAGGATCTGGCGGAATACTTTGCCGAGGAAATATTTAAATACTTAGAAAAGATATATAATAACCTCTCAAGTGTTCAAATTTGTGTTAATGAAGGTATTGGACAAGGTGCCTACTTTCAAAAGTCCGCATAA
- a CDS encoding DcrB-related protein encodes MKKYLLAIFIISAVITASGCTNSGNQTSSVNKTQIYSGSEFTFEYPSNWKQATSQAINSTVSFGDPSSADANGNTQVNVVIQKAVKPTGTTLQNYYNATYAQFMAQNLGFKPVSEGSIVINGQSGLEIVYKINSTAPKQQRAIWLQKKNLIYIILCSAPASSYGSQQQNFDTIVNSFKLL; translated from the coding sequence TTGAAAAAATATTTACTTGCAATATTCATTATATCCGCAGTAATTACGGCATCAGGATGTACAAATAGCGGGAATCAAACATCCAGTGTTAATAAGACCCAAATTTACAGTGGATCTGAATTCACCTTTGAATATCCTTCAAACTGGAAGCAGGCTACAAGTCAGGCTATAAACAGTACAGTATCATTTGGAGACCCCAGTTCTGCTGATGCAAATGGAAACACTCAGGTTAATGTTGTAATCCAAAAAGCAGTGAAACCAACAGGCACTACATTACAGAACTATTACAACGCCACATATGCACAATTTATGGCCCAAAATCTTGGTTTTAAACCAGTGAGTGAAGGGAGTATTGTAATAAATGGTCAAAGTGGTTTAGAAATTGTTTATAAAATAAATTCAACTGCTCCAAAGCAGCAAAGAGCCATATGGCTTCAAAAAAAGAATTTAATATATATAATACTTTGCAGTGCACCAGCATCCAGTTATGGCAGTCAACAACAAAATTTTGACACCATAGTAAACAGTTTCAAACTATTATAA
- a CDS encoding CBS domain-containing protein, translating into MHVKDIMSGEVVVIDKDQNIHDALKLMKKHKISRLPVVNGHGRNNKELVGIITEKDIALRLGSSKYGNLPPSHFHVSTVMTPEPITIESNKNLGNAAQLIVKNKIGGIPVVDDGELVGIITKTDFVKTCQGVPYNKTLIKERMTTDLMTISPQERLVHARRMIIDEDVGRLLVMDENRLEGIITAKDIAHTMISFRKVVPDKYQPARIRNLIIEDIMPQNVRTIEENVTIADASMLMIDEEFSGIPVTGENSKITGIITKTDIMKFIVELEEVH; encoded by the coding sequence ATGCATGTAAAAGATATAATGAGCGGAGAAGTTGTTGTAATAGATAAAGACCAGAACATCCACGATGCATTAAAACTCATGAAAAAACATAAAATTTCCAGGTTACCCGTTGTAAATGGACACGGAAGAAATAATAAAGAGCTTGTTGGAATTATAACAGAAAAAGATATTGCTTTAAGATTAGGCTCATCAAAATATGGTAATTTACCCCCTTCACATTTCCATGTGTCCACAGTAATGACTCCAGAGCCAATTACAATAGAAAGCAATAAAAACCTTGGAAACGCCGCACAATTAATAGTTAAAAATAAAATTGGCGGAATTCCCGTTGTAGATGATGGAGAATTAGTGGGCATTATAACCAAAACTGATTTTGTCAAAACTTGCCAGGGAGTGCCCTACAATAAAACTCTAATAAAAGAGAGAATGACAACAGACCTAATGACCATTAGCCCTCAAGAAAGACTTGTTCACGCAAGAAGAATGATAATAGATGAAGACGTGGGAAGACTTCTTGTAATGGATGAAAATCGTCTGGAAGGAATTATAACTGCAAAAGACATTGCTCACACCATGATATCATTTAGAAAAGTTGTTCCAGACAAATATCAACCTGCAAGGATAAGAAATCTTATAATAGAAGACATAATGCCCCAAAATGTGAGGACAATTGAAGAGAATGTAACAATAGCCGACGCATCAATGCTAATGATAGATGAAGAATTCAGCGGAATTCCAGTTACTGGCGAAAACAGCAAAATTACAGGTATAATCACCAAAACAGACATCATGAAATTTATTGTGGAATTGGAGGAGGTTCACTGA
- a CDS encoding DUF366 family protein has translation MEYKKIEEPLLYDGSQIQPFWAFKEFKVKGSSILAWHGPMEIEAEKIIDYEDIGLEIKSSEMVHFIIEHFDIQPADIRTCYHRQRLFVTIVKDVLGELGIGTNREGDDLYFEGNKLSVSIATCSNSSMKIHFGMNITNKGTPIDVDTIGLLECKKDLDNSQINELTNKISQNYINEIESIEEDITKTKVF, from the coding sequence ATGGAATATAAAAAAATTGAAGAACCATTACTTTACGATGGAAGCCAAATCCAACCATTTTGGGCTTTTAAAGAATTTAAAGTTAAGGGATCAAGTATTTTAGCATGGCACGGCCCTATGGAAATTGAAGCTGAAAAAATAATTGATTACGAGGATATTGGACTTGAAATAAAATCAAGTGAAATGGTACATTTTATAATTGAACATTTTGATATTCAGCCTGCAGATATAAGAACATGTTACCACCGCCAAAGATTATTTGTAACGATTGTTAAGGATGTTTTAGGAGAATTAGGAATTGGAACTAACCGTGAAGGTGACGATCTCTATTTTGAAGGTAATAAACTCAGTGTTTCAATAGCTACATGCTCAAATAGCAGTATGAAAATACATTTTGGCATGAATATCACAAATAAAGGCACACCAATTGATGTAGATACAATAGGGCTTTTAGAATGCAAAAAAGATTTGGATAATAGCCAGATAAATGAGTTAACCAATAAAATATCCCAAAATTATATTAATGAAATTGAGTCTATTGAAGAAGATATTACTAAAACCAAAGTTTTTTAA
- a CDS encoding CBS domain-containing protein, producing the protein MKVKDIMNEEVFLIQENEQVNHARNLMLKHGLSRVIVVNKDDKPIGIVTEKDLIRKLRGKGPAWKRRPLDTIAIRRVMSSDLTTINAESDLKEAVETMLQNKISSVPVIDNEGLAGIITKTNLMKYYTSKLPKRWKVSDLMTTDVVTVNENHTISHVISLMDEHSIDGLVVMFDNEIAGIITPANISFAQLDDPETGVSVERIYFVKQEENGSEKRKAREISMLTAGDIMTEDVVKINGNDDAAEAAQLMCNNDLSHLPVVEGDNLVGIITKTDIIKGIQ; encoded by the coding sequence ATGAAAGTTAAAGATATAATGAATGAAGAAGTATTTTTAATTCAAGAAAATGAACAAGTAAATCACGCCAGGAATTTAATGCTCAAACACGGGCTTAGCAGAGTTATTGTAGTAAATAAAGATGATAAACCAATTGGAATTGTTACAGAAAAAGATCTGATAAGAAAATTAAGAGGAAAAGGCCCAGCATGGAAAAGACGGCCATTAGATACAATCGCCATTAGAAGAGTCATGAGCAGCGATCTTACAACAATTAATGCTGAAAGCGATCTAAAAGAAGCGGTTGAAACTATGCTGCAAAATAAAATAAGCTCTGTCCCTGTTATTGACAATGAAGGATTAGCAGGAATAATAACAAAAACAAACCTCATGAAATACTACACATCAAAATTACCAAAAAGATGGAAAGTTTCAGACCTAATGACCACAGATGTAGTAACTGTAAACGAAAATCACACCATAAGTCATGTAATAAGTCTCATGGACGAACATAGCATAGATGGACTTGTTGTAATGTTTGATAATGAGATTGCAGGCATTATAACACCAGCGAACATTTCATTTGCCCAATTAGATGATCCTGAAACCGGCGTAAGTGTTGAAAGAATATACTTTGTAAAACAGGAAGAAAATGGGTCAGAAAAAAGAAAAGCAAGAGAAATATCCATGTTAACAGCAGGAGACATAATGACAGAAGATGTTGTAAAAATCAATGGAAACGATGATGCAGCAGAAGCAGCCCAATTAATGTGTAATAACGACCTCAGCCACTTACCTGTTGTTGAAGGAGATAATCTTGTTGGAATAATCACCAAAACCGATATAATTAAAGGAATTCAGTAG
- a CDS encoding 7-carboxy-7-deazaguanine synthase QueE, with protein MKAHINEIFSSIQGEGKLIGRRQVFVRFSGCNLDCNYCDTPQSQNPEFGPVYSEEELFNSVDKLITPDFHSISITGGEPLLHADFIKSFLEKYDFNCLLETNGSLPANLGKIASLINYASVDIKLPEHQSTSNWDKLFKNELKSLNLLIDEEINTYCKIVIMPSTKVGIIESIASKIHDEISDVSNLSMVIQPSAPLDKWVNESKKLFEISQTAGEYLDVLTIPQVHKILRIR; from the coding sequence ATGAAAGCTCACATAAATGAGATTTTTTCAAGTATTCAAGGCGAAGGGAAATTAATTGGAAGAAGACAAGTCTTTGTAAGATTTTCTGGATGCAATCTCGACTGCAACTACTGCGACACTCCACAAAGCCAAAATCCTGAATTTGGACCTGTTTACAGCGAAGAAGAACTTTTTAATTCTGTAGATAAATTAATAACTCCTGATTTTCATTCTATTTCAATTACTGGCGGTGAACCATTATTACACGCCGATTTTATTAAATCTTTTTTAGAAAAATATGATTTTAACTGTTTATTAGAGACTAACGGCTCATTACCTGCTAATTTAGGTAAAATAGCCAGTTTAATTAATTATGCATCGGTAGATATTAAATTACCAGAACATCAATCCACTTCTAACTGGGATAAGCTATTTAAAAACGAATTGAAATCACTAAATCTATTAATAGATGAGGAGATAAATACATATTGTAAGATAGTTATAATGCCCTCCACAAAAGTGGGTATAATAGAGTCAATAGCTTCAAAAATACATGATGAAATTTCAGATGTTTCCAACCTATCAATGGTTATCCAGCCGTCAGCCCCGCTGGATAAATGGGTAAATGAAAGTAAGAAACTATTTGAAATTTCTCAAACGGCAGGAGAATATTTAGACGTTTTAACAATACCTCAAGTTCATAAAATTCTTAGAATTAGATAG
- a CDS encoding CBS domain-containing protein, translating into MRRKELINVVKSRERAPLEFETHIAEHDGDIMSIAKKEVVTVPQSATIKESAEIMVKNKFRRLPVTDPGTGKILGIVTSMDILDFLGGADKYQILEKKHEGNFLSAINEPVKEIMAREVEVLSYKSSMGDAVSKMLEKKVGALPIVDSDEKIVGIVSERDFALLLSGVLTDAVVEDFMTKKVIKTTPGTRIEGATKIMVRNRLRRIPVVGKELKTPKPENNKLVGIITSTDIVKFFGNNSAFDKIKTNHENEVLNTQITDIMEKSVITTDIYAKLGDVANIMEKKGIGGLPVVRNDELLGIITESDILKAIGK; encoded by the coding sequence ATGAGAAGAAAAGAACTAATAAATGTAGTAAAATCTAGAGAAAGAGCTCCACTGGAGTTTGAAACCCATATAGCAGAACACGACGGCGATATCATGAGTATCGCCAAAAAAGAAGTAGTTACAGTACCTCAAAGCGCTACCATCAAAGAATCCGCCGAAATAATGGTAAAAAACAAATTCAGAAGGCTCCCAGTAACAGACCCTGGGACTGGAAAAATTCTGGGAATAGTAACATCCATGGATATACTTGACTTTTTAGGGGGTGCAGATAAATACCAAATTTTAGAAAAAAAACACGAAGGTAACTTCTTATCTGCAATAAACGAACCTGTAAAAGAGATTATGGCCCGGGAAGTAGAAGTATTAAGTTATAAAAGTTCCATGGGAGATGCAGTCTCAAAAATGCTTGAAAAAAAAGTTGGTGCACTGCCCATAGTTGATTCAGATGAAAAGATTGTAGGTATAGTTTCAGAAAGAGATTTTGCGCTGCTTCTTTCAGGAGTTTTGACAGATGCCGTGGTTGAAGATTTCATGACCAAAAAAGTTATAAAAACAACCCCTGGAACAAGAATAGAAGGCGCAACTAAAATAATGGTTAGAAACAGGTTAAGAAGAATTCCGGTAGTTGGAAAAGAACTCAAAACACCCAAACCTGAAAATAACAAACTTGTGGGGATAATAACCTCAACAGACATTGTAAAATTCTTTGGAAACAACTCTGCATTTGATAAAATTAAAACAAACCATGAAAATGAAGTTTTAAACACCCAAATTACAGACATAATGGAGAAAAGCGTAATTACAACAGACATATATGCCAAATTAGGTGATGTAGCCAATATAATGGAAAAAAAAGGTATTGGAGGGCTTCCAGTAGTTAGAAATGATGAATTACTTGGTATAATTACAGAAAGTGATATTCTAAAGGCAATAGGTAAATAA